The nucleotide window TTTTTAACTTTGTTACAAACGATGTAGTAGAATCTTCTGCATTTTTTGATAATGACGAAAAGCTAATGCTAGTATGTCGCAATAATTCAAGCATAATATTTAGCCTAAAAGATGGAAAAATCATATCCCAAGAATATCCATTTGCCTTTTGGCCTACAAGCATAGCAATACAAAAAGATAGCAATTTTGCCCTAGTTGGCACACGCTCAAATGTAATATATATAATCTCAACAAAAGACAATAGCAAAATAATGGAAATAGAAGATACCTATTCTGGAATCTCTAATATATCCTTTGCACATGGTTTATTATATATTGGTTATATTGATGGAACACTACTTGTTGTAAACCACAAAGAAAGTGAAGAGAAACTAAAAACAAGCCTAGAATCTAAAAACTACAAAGAAGCAAGAGAAGCAGTAGATGAAAATGTTTTTTTAAGCATACACCCGCTTATGAAAGAATTCGATGAAGCATGGGCTGGTGTGCTACAAGAGGCGATAGATATGCTAAATAAAGACCAAATAGATGAGGCAGTATCTCATGTAGCACCATTTATAGTAGATGAGAGCAAAAAAAATGAATTTGACTTTTATCTATCACAAAAAGAAGGCGTGCAGGAATTTATAAGCTTTATTGAAAAAAAAGACTATGCAAAAGCTTATGAAATGGTGAGAACCACAAAATTTTTAGCAAAAACACAAAGTTATGAAAGATTGGAGAATATATGGAATAAAGCCTTCTCTAATGCTAAAAAACTCCTAGTAGAAAATGCTCAAGCAAATTACAAAATAGCAGAGCAACATCTAGCACCATTTGAAAATACTCCAAAGAAAGAATTAATAGTCCAGCTACTAAGAAATTGCGATGTATTCTCAAAGGCTGAAAGCATAATAAAACAACAAAACTTCAAAGAATACTTTGCATTGACAATGCAGTTTTCTTTTCTAAGAGAAACTGACTTATACAAAAAAGTCCTCATATTTGGCGAAAAAATGCTAACAAATGTAATAGAGCTAGAAAAAGACCTAAAATATGACGAAGCCAAAAAAATAGCAGACACTCTTTTGTGCTTCCCAAACTTGAAGCGTTCCGCACAAGAAAGACTAGTATCAATGCAACAAAAAGAAAATTTCTTTGAAGCTATAAACAATAAAGACATCAAAAAAGTATATAACATGGTAGATGAAATAGAATCTTTGCGTTCATTGCAAGAGTTTAAAATATTCACACAAGATTTTCTAAATAAATTTGAAGAAGCAAAAACATACTCCTATGCAGGCAATGCACAGCATATTATAGTTATTTTTGGAGAATATATGGAAATACCATATTGGATTGATAAAATAGCTTCACTAATGAAAGTAGCATATCTAAAGCAAATATCAAATGCACTAAATGAAATAGATGTAAATTGGAATATGACACTTAGGAGATATGTAGATAGATTCGGATGTGGATTGGAGCTAGTAAAGCTATTACAAAATCATAGTAGTAACTCTATATTGGATAATTTTGAAAGGGATTGCGAGTGTGATGGATATAGGCATTTAGGCTTTGTGCCAAATATAGTGATATACAAAACACAAAATGCACAATAAACTAAATACCATCCCAAAAGAACTAGAATCTCTAAAAGAAAGCATACAAGATATATACTATCTAGGAAACACGGAGTTATTAAATAAACGCAAATTCACAATAATCGGATCAAGAAAGCCAAACCCATATGCACAAGCACTAACAAAAGAAATAGCAAATAAAATATCAAAAAAAGGTGGCGTAATAGTTAGTGGTGGGGCATTAGGCATAGATATTCTAGCCCATATAAATGCTATGCCAAATACAATAATGGTATCTCCATCATCGCTAGATATAATCTACCCTAAAGCAAATGCAAAGACAATCAAACAAATACAAAAAGATTCTTTACTCTTAAGTCAATTTAGCCCCACATATACACCGCATAGATTTTCATTTTTAGAAAGAAACAAGCTTGTAGTTAGCTTAGGAGAGCTAGTAATAATCCCATATGCAGATATGCTAAGTGGCTCAATGCAAAGTGCAAGATACGCAATAAGCAACAACATACCAATCTATGTCTTCCCACACAGAATGAATGAAAGCAAAGGCACTTCAATGCTAATAAAAGAGAATCTAGCAAATGTAATATGGGATATAGACGAATTTATACAAGATATTTTTGGAGATTGCCAACAAAGCAGTGATGAAATATTAGAATTTTGTAAAACAAATCCATTTTTTGAAGACGCACTTTTAAAATTTGGCGATATTATATTTGAATATGAATTAGACGGCAAAATAATCCGTAGTAATGGTAGAATCGAGGTTGTATGATTGCGCTTGATATAGGGCTAAAGAGAATAGGTATAGCACAAAATAGACTAGGGATTGCAATACCGCTAAATCCAATTATCAGAAAAAACAGAAACCAAGCAGCAAATGAGCTAAATAAGATAATACAAACCATAAACCCAAAAATAATAATAATAGGAATCCCAAAAGATGGTAATGCAGAAGAAGAAATGACGCGTAGGATTAAGCATTTTGTATCACTATTAGATATTTCAAGCAATATAAAAATAGTCTATGTAGATGAATCTTTTAGCACATTTGAAGCAGAAGAAAGAATAAAAGAAATAAAGAAAAATAGAAAAAATGGAACTATAGATAGCATCGCTGCTTCTATAATCCTAGAGAGATATTTAATGAGCCAAAAATAATACCAATGGCTTATTGTTAAATAATAAATTTATTTGAACACCCTGTTTATCAGATAGAATCTCTGCAATCTCATCTTCGCTCTTACATGCTTTTGGCAACGAAATTCCTATTGATATATTGCTTTCTGATAGCACTGCTTTAGACCTACCTGCTATGATATTTGTAAATTCCAAAATAACATCTAGTAACTCGCCATCACTTTGACATTCCTCGCCAAGTATCATAACTGATGCTTCTTGAACTAACTCCTTGCTTAGACACAATGCTACTATACCTGATATATCTCCTTCAAATGTAATCATACCACCCATAATATCAGCATTACCAACTTTATTATATGTTGTAACCTTATAATCTGTCCTCTTGGCCTCTCCACCAGTAAGAGAAGTTAGAGTCTCAACTGCGGCATTTATAAAGACAGGAAGTTGTGCTACTAGATGCTTTGTTAAGCCTTTTCTTTTTTGTTCTAGCTTTTGATGCTCTTTTGCCAATTCTTGTATCTTTGGATTGGATCTACACTCCTCAACAGAATTAAAGAAGAATACATGACTTCTATTGCACAATTCAACTTTATCCCTATCTAATTGAGCTTTTAACCCACATATAGCAATACATGCTTCAAATTTGACATTATTTAATGCCAAAGACATTATAAAATCAAGTGCTGCCAAATTAAAATCTGTTGTTTCAGTGGCATCAAAAATAAATATTTTATAACCCTCTCTTAGCCTTGAATTGTGTGCTTGAACATTGAAGTATAAAGAAACGGTTTTATCTACCTTCTTGTATAAAGTATAGGTAACAATTCCATTATTAATTGTAATTGGTATAAAATTACCCATAACATCAAAATAAATATCATAAATATATAATGCTTTATCCTCAAATTGCTTACGCTTTTGTGAAAACTCACCAGCACTATTTACAAAAATTACATTATATCCCTTTGCTTCTAGCTCCTTTGATATAAGTGTTTGAATCATTCCATCTGGTTCATAATATATGATATCTTGGTTTAGAGGAGGCAATTTTAATCCAAGCAATAAATTTGCCATTGCTTCTGTTCTAAAAAGAGGCAAACTCTTGTTTGGAAATAGTGCTTTTAACTTTGGAAACTGCTCATCATTGTATCCAACAAAAGCTACAACAATACTAACTTTAGTCTGCATTGCCAACAAGGACTTGGCTATTAAGATAACAGCACCCTCATCAAATGAAGACACATGCTCAAATGAAAAATATACAGCCTTTAAAGACAGGCTTCTTATGGTAGCACAATTAGAAACAAGAATCTCGCATATTTCCTTTGCCTGCTTCATCTCAAGATTTACATCTGGTGTATATACGGCTATATCATGTTTTATTACTGGTCGCATACATACTCACTTATTTTACATTATAAACTTCGGCTTCAACTCTTCTATTCTCCATTCTACCATGTGCTGTGCTATTATCAGATATAGGTCTGCTCTCACCATATCCCTTAACTTGTAATCTTGAAGATTCAACTCCTTCTTGCACTATTTTTTCTTTTACAGCTTTAGCTCTATTTTCAGATAATCTTTGATTATACTCATCGCTACCAACACTATCAGTATGACCGCTAATTATTGCTGTTTTATCTTTGTTTTCTTGCATGTATAATGCAAAATCCTTTATTTCTGAATAATATTTAGGATTCACAACCGCAGAATCAAATGGGAATTGAACCTTAAAGGTATGTATATGTGATAACACAGGCTCTTTTGGTGCTTCTTGCACTTCTGTAATCTCTACAACTTCATATTCTTCTACATATTTGCCAAATGGTATACTAAAGCCTAAAGTAGCTACAATATCACTTCTTCCATCAAAACTCATTAAATGCCTAAGTTCTGTCTTTAAATGGAAATTAGAAGCAATAGCCCATCTAATACCGACACCATATTGACCAAACATATCATCGTCCATATTGTAAAAATTTTTACTAAAATCCTCATAACCAAAACCACCCAAAATATAAGGGGATACACTAGATTCTGTGTAAAATTCTTTTACAAGATTCAAATAATACCTATTTTGACTAGCACTAATATTGTGGGCATAATCTATATTTGAATATTCATATCCAACCTCAACTAAAACTTCCTTAGAGACCCTATTTGCAAACTTCAATCCATATACCAAATCCATGTTGTTTTTATATCTGTCATTGCTTATATGATAACTACCACCAATTTGAGGAGTAATTTCCACCAAATTATCTGCTGCAAACAAACTTCCGCCCAATAAACTACAGGCTACAATCGAAACTCCACACAACTTATTCATAATCTCTCCTTAAATTAATTAAACTACAATTATTTACACAAACAGACAAATAAAAGATTACTTGCTTTAAAGTTTATAATTATACAATACCGAAGTTAAATAAAACATTATTACATAAGGAAAATTTGGCTTGGACTATAAGCAAACTATAAACAACTTGGTAGAGTTTATAAAAAATGAAGTAGAATCTAGAGGATTTAAGCGTGTTGTAGTTGGAATTAGTGGTGGTTTAGATTCTGCAGTTGTAGCAAGTTTATGCAAGTTGGCTTTACCAAATGATACACATGGAATATTAATGCCATCAAAAACTTCGTCTAAAATTCATCTAAATGACGCAAAACTACTATGCGACACGCTAGACATAAAAAGCAGTATTTATAGTTTAGAGTTACTGCAAGAATCTTTTTGCAAAACACTAAACAAAAATATCACAGGGATTGAGATGGGCAACCTATGTGCAAGACTTAGAATGTCAATTTTATACAATTATGCATATAGCAATGAAGCCATTGTAATAGGAACTAGCAACAAAAGTGAGATAATGCTTGGATATGGGACTATTTATGGCGACCTAGCTTATGCGATAAATCCAATAGGAGACATATACAAAACAGACATTTTCAAACTAGCAAAATTTTTAAATATACCCAAGTCAATAATAGACAAAAAACCAAGCGCTGACTTCTATGAAGGACAAAGCGATGAAGAAGAACTTGGATTTTCTTATGCAATGATAGATGAGATTCTAAAACAACTAGAACAAGGCATAGACATAAAAACACTAGAATCCAAAACAAACAAGGAAGCATTAAAGTTTGTATGTGCAAGAATCAAAAGTATGGAGTTCAAACGACAAATGCCAACAATAGCCAAAATAAATTAAGGATTAAAATGAGAGGTATAGAAAAATATTTTTATAAACCAAGTTTTCTGCAAAAAATACTAGCAATATTATTGCTCCCGATTAGTATATTTTACGCATTTATAGCAACAATTAGACGAAAAATGGCAAAATTTGAAGATTTTGATATTCCTATAATTAGCGTTGGAAATCTAGTCTTAGGTGGAAGTGGTAAAAGTCCATTTGTAATAGAAATAGCAAAAGACTATCCAGATTCTTGCATTATCCTTAGAGGATATGGACGCAAAAGCAAGGGATTGCAAATAGTAAGCAAAAAAGGAGAAATATTATTAAGCGTAGAAGAAAGTGGCGATGAGGCAATGATGTTAGCAAAATCACTCCCACAATGCTATGTTATAGTCAGCAAAAATAGACAACAAGCAATACTGCAAGCAAAAGAACTAGGGGCAAAACTTGTGTTCTTAGATGATGGCTTTAGATTTAACTTTAAAAAATTGAACATTCTCTTAAAGCCAAGATTAGAACCATACTTTAATTTTTGCGTTCCAAGCGGTGGATACAGGGAAATAAAGAGTGCCTACAAAGATGCAGATATAGTAATAGAAGAAGGGAAAGATTATGAAAGAAAGGTTGAGCTACTAAACAAAAGTGAAAGAATGCTATTTTTAACCGCTATTGCCAATCCATCAAGACTAGATTCATATCTGCCAAATGTAGTTGGCAAAATCACCCTAAAAGACCACTCATACTTCAATAAAAGCGAGATTTTAGAACAATACGCAAAGCTAAATGCTACCTCACTTCTAATCACAGAAAAAGACCTGCCAAAGCTGGAGCATTTCGGGCTTTCGCTTTCTATTTTGCACTTACACTTAATAATAGCTCCAAACATAAAAGAAAAAATAAAAAACTACATAGAATCTTACAAATAGCAACACTTAAAGATTGCTATTTGTAGAATATTTAACTATTTATCCTTTCTCTTCTTTTTTGATGCCTTCTCTTTCTTTTCTGGCTCTTCAGAAAACATCTTCACACTAGAATAATATGACACCACACCTGGATCTGCCAATAAACACACACTCTCTGCATCTTTATCTTCATAGTCTATTTTTGATAGCAAGATTCTTGCTAGATTTATTCTGGCTCTTTTTTTATCATTAGAATCTACAATCATCCACGGAGCAAAAGGTGTATGAGTTCTTGAAAACATCTTTTCAAATGCCTCTGTATATTCGTCCCAAAGATTCAAAGAAAGCTCGTCCATAGGGCTTAATTTCCACTTCTTTAGTGGTTCATCTTTTCTTGATTCTATTCTCTTTTTTTGTTCTATCTTACCAACATCTAAGAAAAACTTAAACAACAAATATCCACTCTCTATTAGCATTTGCTCCAAATGCGTTGCTTGCAAAATAAATTCTCTATATTGGTCATTTGTGCAAAAATTCATAACCCTCTCAACACCTGCTCTGTTATACCAGCTCCTATCAAAGAACACTATCTCGCCACCATTTGGGAATTCTTTTATATATCTTTGAAAATACCATTGTGTTTTTTCAACATCACTTGGCTTTTGCAATGCAACAACTCTCGCTCCTCTAGGATTTAGATGTTCTGTTAATGCTTTAAT belongs to Helicobacter ibis and includes:
- a CDS encoding WD40 repeat domain-containing protein, giving the protein MIKPKESIRLQGSILNIVEGRESTFCIDNTFRLTEIDSSLKIKGNMQVTKHAKPPHRYSHAFGISRFAYCCVPIMGEHKVFILEFRDGKVQHISTLEDHDGDIEACGFSKNGEIFATGGQDGRVFFYDAKSFLPLGSLMARSDYISVITFSQNSEFLAISGFDKFTMVFDILRHKIIFNFVTNDVVESSAFFDNDEKLMLVCRNNSSIIFSLKDGKIISQEYPFAFWPTSIAIQKDSNFALVGTRSNVIYIISTKDNSKIMEIEDTYSGISNISFAHGLLYIGYIDGTLLVVNHKESEEKLKTSLESKNYKEAREAVDENVFLSIHPLMKEFDEAWAGVLQEAIDMLNKDQIDEAVSHVAPFIVDESKKNEFDFYLSQKEGVQEFISFIEKKDYAKAYEMVRTTKFLAKTQSYERLENIWNKAFSNAKKLLVENAQANYKIAEQHLAPFENTPKKELIVQLLRNCDVFSKAESIIKQQNFKEYFALTMQFSFLRETDLYKKVLIFGEKMLTNVIELEKDLKYDEAKKIADTLLCFPNLKRSAQERLVSMQQKENFFEAINNKDIKKVYNMVDEIESLRSLQEFKIFTQDFLNKFEEAKTYSYAGNAQHIIVIFGEYMEIPYWIDKIASLMKVAYLKQISNALNEIDVNWNMTLRRYVDRFGCGLELVKLLQNHSSNSILDNFERDCECDGYRHLGFVPNIVIYKTQNAQ
- a CDS encoding tetraacyldisaccharide 4'-kinase encodes the protein MRGIEKYFYKPSFLQKILAILLLPISIFYAFIATIRRKMAKFEDFDIPIISVGNLVLGGSGKSPFVIEIAKDYPDSCIILRGYGRKSKGLQIVSKKGEILLSVEESGDEAMMLAKSLPQCYVIVSKNRQQAILQAKELGAKLVFLDDGFRFNFKKLNILLKPRLEPYFNFCVPSGGYREIKSAYKDADIVIEEGKDYERKVELLNKSERMLFLTAIANPSRLDSYLPNVVGKITLKDHSYFNKSEILEQYAKLNATSLLITEKDLPKLEHFGLSLSILHLHLIIAPNIKEKIKNYIESYK
- the ruvX gene encoding Holliday junction resolvase RuvX, whose translation is MIALDIGLKRIGIAQNRLGIAIPLNPIIRKNRNQAANELNKIIQTINPKIIIIGIPKDGNAEEEMTRRIKHFVSLLDISSNIKIVYVDESFSTFEAEERIKEIKKNRKNGTIDSIAASIILERYLMSQK
- the ppk2 gene encoding polyphosphate kinase 2 is translated as MGKVLVLRPEDENKDAYKKNGKLCEKFYIKEIEKLQIELIKLQNWVKKYNKKIIVILEGRDAAGKGGTIKALTEHLNPRGARVVALQKPSDVEKTQWYFQRYIKEFPNGGEIVFFDRSWYNRAGVERVMNFCTNDQYREFILQATHLEQMLIESGYLLFKFFLDVGKIEQKKRIESRKDEPLKKWKLSPMDELSLNLWDEYTEAFEKMFSRTHTPFAPWMIVDSNDKKRARINLARILLSKIDYEDKDAESVCLLADPGVVSYYSSVKMFSEEPEKKEKASKKKRKDK
- a CDS encoding OmpA family protein, giving the protein MNKLCGVSIVACSLLGGSLFAADNLVEITPQIGGSYHISNDRYKNNMDLVYGLKFANRVSKEVLVEVGYEYSNIDYAHNISASQNRYYLNLVKEFYTESSVSPYILGGFGYEDFSKNFYNMDDDMFGQYGVGIRWAIASNFHLKTELRHLMSFDGRSDIVATLGFSIPFGKYVEEYEVVEITEVQEAPKEPVLSHIHTFKVQFPFDSAVVNPKYYSEIKDFALYMQENKDKTAIISGHTDSVGSDEYNQRLSENRAKAVKEKIVQEGVESSRLQVKGYGESRPISDNSTAHGRMENRRVEAEVYNVK
- a CDS encoding NAD+ synthase: MDYKQTINNLVEFIKNEVESRGFKRVVVGISGGLDSAVVASLCKLALPNDTHGILMPSKTSSKIHLNDAKLLCDTLDIKSSIYSLELLQESFCKTLNKNITGIEMGNLCARLRMSILYNYAYSNEAIVIGTSNKSEIMLGYGTIYGDLAYAINPIGDIYKTDIFKLAKFLNIPKSIIDKKPSADFYEGQSDEEELGFSYAMIDEILKQLEQGIDIKTLESKTNKEALKFVCARIKSMEFKRQMPTIAKIN
- a CDS encoding DNA-processing protein DprA, with translation MHNKLNTIPKELESLKESIQDIYYLGNTELLNKRKFTIIGSRKPNPYAQALTKEIANKISKKGGVIVSGGALGIDILAHINAMPNTIMVSPSSLDIIYPKANAKTIKQIQKDSLLLSQFSPTYTPHRFSFLERNKLVVSLGELVIIPYADMLSGSMQSARYAISNNIPIYVFPHRMNESKGTSMLIKENLANVIWDIDEFIQDIFGDCQQSSDEILEFCKTNPFFEDALLKFGDIIFEYELDGKIIRSNGRIEVV
- a CDS encoding chemotaxis protein CheX, producing the protein MRPVIKHDIAVYTPDVNLEMKQAKEICEILVSNCATIRSLSLKAVYFSFEHVSSFDEGAVILIAKSLLAMQTKVSIVVAFVGYNDEQFPKLKALFPNKSLPLFRTEAMANLLLGLKLPPLNQDIIYYEPDGMIQTLISKELEAKGYNVIFVNSAGEFSQKRKQFEDKALYIYDIYFDVMGNFIPITINNGIVTYTLYKKVDKTVSLYFNVQAHNSRLREGYKIFIFDATETTDFNLAALDFIMSLALNNVKFEACIAICGLKAQLDRDKVELCNRSHVFFFNSVEECRSNPKIQELAKEHQKLEQKRKGLTKHLVAQLPVFINAAVETLTSLTGGEAKRTDYKVTTYNKVGNADIMGGMITFEGDISGIVALCLSKELVQEASVMILGEECQSDGELLDVILEFTNIIAGRSKAVLSESNISIGISLPKACKSEDEIAEILSDKQGVQINLLFNNKPLVLFLAH